Part of the Cervus elaphus chromosome 18, mCerEla1.1, whole genome shotgun sequence genome is shown below.
GGTGCTTACATGTAACCGGTTTGGCTGGAGTTGTAAGGAGAGCTGGGGCGGGGCTGTGGAGAGGACTACAGCACAGCCCAGATCGGGCAGTGAGGACGGACAGGCTGCTGTTCCCAGGTTCCTGGGCTCTGACTGCCACAGGAGATTCATGACTACCGTGAATGCCTCATCCCAGCTCGCTCTCTCCTCAGGGCATTTTGCTCTCTCCCATCAATTCCCACAACTCTTCGGCTCCAAATTCTGGGCCCTGTCCCCTCACAGGGCGTGTAGAAACTTCTAATCCCtgtcagctaatttggaaaacataCATTTGCATCCTTATTCCAATCTAGGATTGAGACATACATTTTCCCCcctaaactttaaactttttattttgtattggggtatagctgattaacaatgttgtggtagtttcagtggaacagtgaagggattcagccatacatatacatacgtatccattctcccccaaaccctgctCCCATCCAGGTTGGCATAtaacattgaatagagttccatggaggcatactttttaaaaagtaataataattaagAAGTTTTGCTAAACAAAAGCATTGTCTATCTCTGGGCATCTACCCCAGTGATGTAACCCACAAGCGGGCACAactaaattatgatttttttactGTAATACATCTCAGATCAATATCTTAAGCATGACTCTGTcctgcttttgttgttcagttgttcagtcatgtccatctctttgcgacaccatggcctacagcacacagggcttccctgtctttcactatctcccagagtttgctcaaactcatatccattgagtcaatgatgccatccagccatctcatctctgtcatccccttctcctctggccctcaataattcccagcattagggtctttcacaatgaatcggctctttgcatcaggtgggccaaagtattggagcttcagcatcagtctttccagtgaatattcagggctgatttcctttaggattgactggcttgatctccttgcagtccaaaggacttaagagtcttctccaataccacagttcaaaagcatcaattcttcggtgctcagctttctttatggtccaactctcacatccatacatgactactggaaaaaccgtagctttgactagaccgacctttgttgacaaagtaaggtctctgttttttaatactctCTTCCTGCTCTAAATAGAGAAATTCCAGGACCAAAGAAAGGTGAGGAATGGTGTGGTGGGGAAATCTTTCCCATGGCTTTGGCTTTGTTGGTGATTTCATTTGTCTCTTCAGGGGCTACACTGAGAGGCTGGCCCTGGATCCTGATTGCCCTTCTGCCAGAGAGACACATGCAGCCGAAGATGAATTTGGGGAAAGCAGCCGCTTGCTTCTTGAACCATGGAAAAGCAGGGCTGCAGTGAGATGGAAATAGTCTCATCAGAGTCTCACTCCTTCATCAAGTTGTTGAAAGTCAACCGGGAGCATCTGGTCACTCACATCCGAAACACTCAGTGTCTGCTGGACAACTTGCTGCAGAATGACTACTTCTCCACTGAGGATGCAGAGATCGTGTGTGCCTGCCCCACGCAGCCCGACAAGGTGCTGGTGACGGGAATGCCAGCTCTGGTGGCCAGACAGGGCTTCTTCCCATTGACGTGGGTGAAAAGCTTTGAGTTCAGTACATTGGGTggttatttacagaacagaaattacATATTTCATTTCTGTGATCATGACACAGCAAACTCCTCTGATCCACTCCATTCTCCTTGCTGTGTGTACTGGTTCTCAGACACCAATTCACTTTAAATTAGTGaattctttggaaagaaagtgagCATGAAACGCTAGCCATGCTACCCCCTTCCGTGCCTGTTAAACCCTGGAGAGCTGCTCACTGCTGGGTATGGCTCTGAGAATGGCCTTCAGTTCTGATTGAGGAATAGCTGCATTGTAACCCAGATCCACAGTAAAGAATTTCTTACACTTCACTGTGGGGAGTCTTCACAGCCCTTGGTTTCACTTTAACTTTGTGTCCTGTTCATTAAAATAGAATGGAGGGACCAAAACCTCCTTCTTGGGGAGAGGAGTGACAGAATTCATTTGTAATGAATGAAGCccctgctggggcttccctggtggctcagttggtaaagaatcttcctgcaatgcaggcgatcctggtttcatccctgggtcaagaagatcccctggagaaggaaatggcaacccactccagtattcttgcctgggaaatcccatggacagaggacagaggagcctggtgggctgtagtccaatggggtcgcaagagttgaacacggcttagtgactaaaccatcggCAGCACCTGCTGGGCTCAGAAAAGACCAGAAAGGTTTCTGAGAAAAGCACAAAAGAACactgttgtgatttttttcccttgaatttttAATACGACAGAAAACTTTCTTAAGGTACACCTTACATAGGAGTCTGCTGTCCGTTTGCTCTGTGGCTCACCACCCACCTCATTGTGCCTAATGGATGATTTTCTGCCCTCAGCTCTCATTCCCCGAGAGCAGTAATAGGTTAAGAGGGAAaagaagaggtgggaaaagaAATTCCAGGGGTGGGCCTGACCCCAGTTGTGAGTCTGACCTTTTTATTTTTAGGCTCGTGGAAGCCTCTGTTTTCCTAGAGCCGTGCAGTTGGTTTCTTGCTCAGGAGGTCTGTTTCACAGATCCTGGGCCTTCAGGCTATAGCATCTCACACTGGCTGGGTGGACAGTCAAGCTCGAGGCTGAAGAGCTCAGAGCCCTGCATGTGGGCCCCTCTGGGGGGTGGACAACCCTAGCACTGGCCCTCACCCTCCTGCTTGCACCCCACTAGGTCCGCAGAATTCTGGACCTGGTACAGAGCAAGGGCGAGGAGGTGTCCGAGTTCTTCCTCTACGTGCTCCAGCAACTCGCAGATGCGTATGTGGATCTCAGGCCTTGGCTGTCAGAGATCGGCTTCTCCCCTTCCCCGCTCATTCAGAGCAAAGCTGTTGTCAACACAGACCCAGGTACGAGGGAGCCGCCCAGGAGGCAAGGCCCCCAGGGCTTCGAAATGCTCTCTGTGCAGGCCCAGCAGGGGATAAAGGTGGGGTCCATTTTGGCCAGCCCTGCCTTCCACCCCAGGCAGCAGGCTCTGCTGCTGTGTTCCTTTTAGAAAAAGAGAGCTGGATCCCTGTCACCCTTGTGCAGCCCAGGGGACTGTGATTGAACTGCCTGCATGTAGCTGGTCTGGTTTATGTAAGGGCCTATGGAGGTATTGGGATGACTTCTCTTTGAACCCCCTGCTGGCTTCCTATTCTGACATATCTAGACATTTTAGTGCTTGTACAAATTCAaggttgtatttttttccttcttaaaaatctttccaaattTGATTCTAGGGGAAGAATTCTTCTATCACTCCTGACTGCCAGTCCTTATTTCCAAAGCATCATACCCATCCCACCCCCCCAACTTGCCCTTTAGTTAAATGATTAGTTCAGTAGGTATTTATGATGTGTTCACCATGCGCTAAGGCTGGTTGTGCTGGATGCCAGGGGTACAATGGGGAACAGACCCAGATATGGTTCCTGCCTTCAGGAAGCTCAGAGGTTAATGCAGGAAACTGGTAGTAACACAAATGTATAGTTGCAGATAGTGATAAGGAGCACAGCAGTCCGAGATGCTGAGAGAGCACATAATTGGGGCCACAGTCTGCTCTGAGGACCAGGGAATCTTCTTTCCATGCCTGTGGTCGCTCCACTATAAGACAGCTATTGGCAACATACCAGCAGGGAGCTTCCAAACTCTGAGCTTCAAAGAGTCCAGTTTGaccttgaaaacagaaacaaaggatCATGTTCCAGACTGTCAGGTGTGTATTTGGGAGAAACTAGACCCAGAGACAGAGTGTTAGGGCCAAGCTATTGCTTCTGAGGTCCCAACACTTAACTCACTGGCCACTGCTAGCTTCTCACTCTCACTGTTCCTGCTTACCTCACTtcgttatttttgttgttgttcagttgctaagtcgtgtccgactctgtgaccccatggactgcagcacgccaggctcctctgtcctccattctctcccatagtttgctcacattcatgttcaTTGTGTCACTGatggcatccaatcatctcatcctctgtcgtctctttctcctcctgccttcaatcttccccagcatcaggatcttttccactgagtcagatcttcacatcaggtggccaaaggattgaagcttcagcatcagtcctttcaatgaatattcagggttgatttcctttagatttactggtttgatttccttgctctccaagggactctcaagagtcttctccaataccacagttcaaaagtgtcagttctttggcgctcagccttctatatggtccaactctcacatccagttgaatctgtacatgactactgaaaaaaccatagctttgactatacaaatctttgtcagcaaagtgatgtctgctttttaatatgctgtctaggtttgttatctTCCCctatgaaaaaaggaaaatattcctTTGGTGAAGAGTTCTCTAAAAGGACTTCTCCATTGGGCCCTTTACCTAGCTACTGTAAcagattttaaagtataattcacTCTATAAGAAGCCAAATGCAAAAGGCTGCATATTGTATGAAtccatttataggaaatatccagaaaaggcaaattcatggagacagaaagcagaccaACAGTTTCCCAGGGCCAGGGTGAGACACAGATAGTCAGCAAATGCACTTATGATGGATATTGTACCCCTGGATTATAGTGATGTTTGCATAAATctgaaaatttactaaaaatcgcTGTAAACCTGTTGTAAAATGGGTGAATTTCTAGTCTGTATATTTTTCCTTACTAAAACTTAGAAAAATAGAATTTACTTCACAAATGTTAAGCAGAGAACCAAGTTGATAGGAGAGGGTTGTAGATGAATCTGGAAATATGCATGTGTCCACTTTTTATGTTATCATTAAAACCCAAAAAggattttaaaggaatttctgGAATACCCTTTTTCTGCCTGGAGTCATGTCATTTCGTAGCTTCGTTCTGCAGAGTGTGGCACCCATGTCTGCATGTTAAGCCATGTACCTACCCGCCTATGGGCAATCCCAGGGCTCCCCCTAAGGCATGTGCCTAAGCATCAGTGATTCCCTAGGCCTTAGCTTTGGAACCAGGACTTCTGTGCTCTGTGGAGTCCTATTATTACTCAGTTACAGTGAGGCACAGCCCCCTTGTAGTCCATATTAATATCAAACGTATCATCACAAAAAGTTTGGCATTAGGTTTTATGAGACTGTTTAAGAGCAGTGTCATAAGCACAAGAAGTTTCAGGACAGTTTCTTCGTCGCAGTACAAGTTTCAGTGCAGACAGGCCTAAGCTGTTGGAGTGGAACACTTGGGGTGGGCTGGAGTGGCAGACCCCTGTAGCCTAGACCTCTATTTTGAAAGGGCTTCAGCTTTTAGCTGGTGTTCAATGACAACTTGTGCAGAGGAGTAGGGAACCTGAATCAGACATTGATCCCAGTTGGATTCTGTCCCTGCTGGCTGGCTAAATTTGAGGTCAGGCAGAGGGATGGAGGCCAGAGGACCAGGGGATTCTGTAATGCTAGCTCTCTTGCACCTGGACTCAGTGTCCAGGCTGTGGGTTTGTCTGTCTGTGCCTTTGCTTCTTCATCAGAGACCTCCCTATTGGATACCCTTtccacctgtgtctctttctcaaCCCTCTTCCACCTCTCACCCACCCACTCTCCCTGCAGTGAGCAGATATACTCAGAAGCTGCGGCAGCAACTGGGCCGGGACTCCAAGTTCATTCTGTGCTATGCGCAGAAGGAGGAGCTGTTGTTGGAGCAGATGTACACGGACACGGTGGTGGAGCTGGTCAACTTCAACAACGAGAGCCTGGGCAGCCTGGAcagcctggcctgcctcctggaCGCATCCACAGGCGTCCTCAACGAGGAGGGTGAGACCATCTTCGTGTTTGGCGATGCAGGCATGGGCAAGTCCATGCtgctgcagcggctgcagagcCTCTGGGCAGCGGGCCagctggacccagggatcaagttcTTCTTCCACTTCCGCTGCCGCACCCTCAGCTGCTTCAAGGAGAGCGCGGCACTGTGTCTGCAGGACCTGCTTTTCAAGCATTACTGTTACCCAGAGCAGGACCCCGGGGAGGTTTTCGCCTTCCTGCTGCGCTTCCCCCACGCGGCCCTCTTCACCTTCGACGGCCTGGACGAGCTGCACTCAGACTTCGACCTGAGCAGCGAGCCCGACACCTCCTCCCCTTGGGAGCCCGCCCACCCGCTGGCCCTGCTGGCCAGTCTGctcagtgggaagctgctcaAAGGGGCGCGCAAGCTGCTCACGGCGCGCACGGGCGTCGAGGTCCCGCGACATCTCCTCTGGAAGAAGGTGCTCCTGCGCGGCTTCTCCCCCAGCCACCTGCGCGCCTACACGGGGAGGATGTTCCCTGAGCGCGCCACGCGCCAGCGCCTGCTGGATCAACTGGAGGCCAATCCCAACCTCTGCAGCCTGTGCGCGGTGCCCCTCTTCTGCTGGATCATCTTCCGGTGCTTCCAGCACTTCCACGACGCCTTTGAGAGCTCCCCGCAGCTGCCTGATCTCACGGTGACGCTGACGGACGTCTTCCTGTTGGTCACCGAGGTCCACCTGAACAGGACGCAGCCCACCAGCCTGGTGCAGCAGAACACGCGGAGCCAGACGGAGACCTTCCGCGCCGGCCGGGACACCCTGTGCTCACTCGGCCGGGTGGCTCACAGGGGCATGGAGAAGAGCCTCTTTGTCTTCAACCAGGACGAGGTGCAGGCGTCCGAGGTGCGGGAGGGGGACCTGCAACTGGGCTTCCTTCGGGCCGTGCCGGAGCTGGACCTTGGAGGGGAACAGGAGTCCTATGAGTTCTTCCACCTGACCCTCCAGGCCTTCTTCGCTGCCCTCTTTCTAGTGGTGGACGACAAGGTGGGCACTCGGGAGCTGCTAAGGTTCTTCCAGGAGTGGACTCCTCCCGGGGAGGCTGTGGCCACATCGACCTGCTAtcctccttttctccccatcCAGTGCCTGGGGGGCCACGGCCtgcatggggaagatcccttCAAGAACAAGGATCACTTTCATTTCACCAACCTCTTCCTGTGCGGGCTGTTGTCCAAAGGCAAACAGAAACTCCTGCGGCACCTGGTGCCCGCCGCTGCCCTGCGGCGAAAACGCAAGGCCCTGTGGACTCACCTGTTCGCCAGCCTGCGCTCCCACCTGAAGAACCTGCCCCGGGTTCAGTCTGGGGGCTTCAACCAGGTGCAGGCCCTGCCTACCTTCATCTGGATGTTGCGCTGCATCTACGAGACGCAGAGTGAGAAGGTGGGGCAGCTGGCGGCCAGGGGCATCTGCGCCAACTACCTCAAACTGACCTTCTGCAATGCCTGCCCGGCTGACTGCAGTGCCCTCTCCTTCGTCCTGCACCACTTCCGCAAGCGGCTGGCGCTCGACCTGGACAACAACAACCTCAACGACTTCGGCGTGCGGGAACTGCAGCCATGCTTCAGTCGCCTCACTGTCATCAGGTGATGCCACCAGGTTCAGGGAGCGGTTGGCAGGGCCGGGGCTCAGGTGACAGACCCCAGGACTAGGATCCTGGGGCTGGATTTCCTGGATTATCCTGGGACTCATGACCATGGATCTGGGAGCATCCGGACCTTCTCTGTctcagggtgaaagtgaaagtcgttcagtcctgtccaactctttgggatgccatggactatatagtccatggtattctccaggccagaatactgaagtgggtagcctttcccttctccaggggatcttcccaacccagggattgaacccaagtctcccgcattgcgggcggattctttaccaactaagccacaagggaagcccactgtctCAGAGTGGCAGAGGGTAATGAGCAAAGCTTCCAAGTTAGATGGATATGAATTGGCCCTAACTGGGTGTCCTTgagcaagttgcttaacttctttGAAGTTTCAGTGTCCTCATTCAGAAAAAGGAGTTTGTTATATCCTAGCAATTACAGTAATAACAATCAGCATTTATTGAGAATGAGTAAAGGGCATTTCAAATATTACCTGGCTTAATCCTCTCAACATCTCTGTAagagttgttgttgagtcactcagttgtgtccaactctgtgaccccatggactccagcacactaGATCTCTATTTTGGCAAATGAGGaagcagaggcacagagaagttgttcaaggtcacacatggGGGCCATCATGGAGCCAGCATCATAAAGAACCTACCTTTTGAGATTTATGTGAGGCTCCGAGATAACCCGTGAAAAGTTTCTGACacatgaaaaattttataaaggcaaaaaaagaCTGTGCTTATTAGCGTTAATTTCTACCAAAAAAGCTGGCAGCCCTGAGCAGCAAAGGATCTCAGTAAAGAATGCTGACTCTTACTTTCCTGTTTGATGGTTTAGAGGAAAGAAAAGCCAGTCAGTCTTCTTTCTTCTGTTAGCATCTTGTATTAAATACACCTTGTAAATCTCCATGGGGGTTTCAGTTCTCTACTACTTGGCTCATGCATTCCTGAAGAGCAGAAGGGATTTGGAACTGATTCCAGGTACCAGTTACACCAGCACCAGAGTGTAGATTGTGCAGGGATGGGTGGATGTAGGGAGCCCAAGCCTGTGCTGGCCTGGGAATTGGAAAGTCTGGAATCTGTTCTCTGAGCTCTCAGCCAGCAACTCTCTGTATGCAACCTCAGGCAATGTCACATTCAGTGCCTCCCCGTGCCCATTTCATAAGATGGAAATGCTGCACCAGGATGATGGTCCCATAGTTTGCCTCCAGACAGCAAAAGACAAAACAGGAAGAAATGGACCACCCTAAGGAAGCATT
Proteins encoded:
- the NOD1 gene encoding nucleotide-binding oligomerization domain-containing protein 1 isoform X6, with product MYTDTVVELVNFNNESLGSLDSLACLLDASTGVLNEEGETIFVFGDAGMGKSMLLQRLQSLWAAGQLDPGIKFFFHFRCRTLSCFKESAALCLQDLLFKHYCYPEQDPGEVFAFLLRFPHAALFTFDGLDELHSDFDLSSEPDTSSPWEPAHPLALLASLLSGKLLKGARKLLTARTGVEVPRHLLWKKVLLRGFSPSHLRAYTGRMFPERATRQRLLDQLEANPNLCSLCAVPLFCWIIFRCFQHFHDAFESSPQLPDLTVTLTDVFLLVTEVHLNRTQPTSLVQQNTRSQTETFRAGRDTLCSLGRVAHRGMEKSLFVFNQDEVQASEVREGDLQLGFLRAVPELDLGGEQESYEFFHLTLQAFFAALFLVVDDKVGTRELLRFFQEWTPPGEAVATSTCYPPFLPIQCLGGHGLHGEDPFKNKDHFHFTNLFLCGLLSKGKQKLLRHLVPAAALRRKRKALWTHLFASLRSHLKNLPRVQSGGFNQVQALPTFIWMLRCIYETQSEKVGQLAARGICANYLKLTFCNACPADCSALSFVLHHFRKRLALDLDNNNLNDFGVRELQPCFSRLTVIRLSVNQITDSGVKVLYEELTKYKILTFLGLYNNQITDVGARYIARILDECKGLTHLKLGKNKITSEGGKCLALAVKNSKSIFEVGMWGNQIGDEGAKAFAEALRNHPSLTNLSLAFNGISTEGGKSLAWALQQNASLRIFWLTKNELDDEVAESFAEMLKVNQTLKHLCHLEGDIRLRVPRLIQNQITAKGIAQLAEALQKNTGIMEICLNGNLIKPEEAKVFEDEKRIVCF